The sequence below is a genomic window from Draconibacterium halophilum.
TTTGGCTTTGGAAAAATTATCTGGAATTTAGGATCATTTCAGAAGTGAAATAATTCCGTTTAAGAGCTTTCAGAAAGAAAATTATTAATTGTTTCATTGACGCAATCTTATAGATTCCATCGGAAACTATATGACCAGAGTCTGTACAAGCCAATATAAACAGCCGGATTTGGTTTGGCGATATTATAATTTGTAAATCTTTATTTGCCCCTGAACATTTATTATAAACGTTTGTTGTAAAGGATGTTAATAAAAGCATGTAAGAATAAATATATCTTAATATGTCGGCTTCATAGCCTAACAAAAACAACTAAAAAAGCTTAAAATCAACAATCAAATGGCAGTATTTAATCTAAACATCAACGGACAATCGCAACAGGTGGATGTGGATCCATCCACTCCATTGCTTTGGGTACTCAGAGATCATCTTGATTTAGTAGGGACAAAATTCGGCTGTGGAATTGCACAATGCGGTGCATGTACCATCCTTGTCGATGGTTCTGCAGTACGCTCGTGTATCACCTTTGTCGATTCGGTAGGCGACAAGGAAATCACTACAATCGAGGGGCTTTCTGAAAATGGGGATCACCCGCTTCAAAAAGCATGGATTGAAAAAGATGTACCACAATGTGGCTACTGCCAAAGCGGACAAATTATGAATGCTGCAGGATTGTTGAAATCGAATCCAACACCCAGCGATGAAGAAATTGAGGGAGCCATGAATGGTAACATTTGCCGATGCGGAACATACACAAGAATAAAAGCGGCCATTAAAACTGCAGCTAATTCTTAATCGGAATAATTAAAATTCCTTTCTTTTCTGGATTGAATAATAAAATTAAAATCATTTCATATGACAACTGTTAAAACTAAACTCAACAGACGTTCCTTCATAAAAAGTTCTGCTTTGGCAGGTGGTGGTTTACTGCTCAGCTTTAGCTGGTTTGCTCCGGCTTGCACCACCGATTCTCCAAAACAATTAACCATGCCGGATGAATGGTATGAGTTAAACGGTTTTTTGAAAATCGGAAATAACGGAGCAGTTACAATTATGTCGCCTAACCCCGAAATTGGACAAAATGTAAAGACATCGATGCCAATGATAGTGGCAGATGAGTTGGATGTTGACTGGAAATTTGTAATGGTAGAACAGGCGCCGCTAAATACCGATATTTTTACCCGACAACTGGCCGGAGGTAGCCAGTCTATCCGGCAAGGATGGAACGGACTTCGGATGGCTGGTGCAACGGCCAGAAGGATGTTGCGTGAAGCTGCCGCCCACGAATGGAAAGTGTCGGTAGATGAAATTACAACAGAAGAAGGAGTTTTGTATCATAAAAGCAGTGGGAAAGAAGCGGGTTACGGAGAAATGGCTGCAGCGGCTGCTGAATTAACGGTTCCCGAAGAGGTAGAGTTGAAAGATATAAATGATTTTACGATTATTGGCACCTCCAGAAAAAATGTAGATGGTCAAAAAATAATTACTGGACAACCCTTGTTTGGGCTCGATTATAAAAAGGAGGGAATGCTGATTGCCATGATCGAACATCCTCCGGCTTTTGGAATGAAACTGAAATCGTTTGATGCAACCGAAGCAAAAGCCATGCCCGGAATAAAAGATGTATTCTCCATAAAAACTTATAATGACGACTATGAACTGCAATGGTCGGATATTACTGCTTTTACAGAATTGGTGGCAATCGTTGGTAGTTCAACCTATGAAGTGATGAATGCCAAACTGATGCTAAATGTTGAGTGGGAACCTATTTCTGATGACAATGCGCAAGGTGTTCCTGCCGGTTTTGAAAGTACAGCAGAGCACTACAAAAAAATGGAGGAAGCAGCCGCCAGTTCCGGACGAGAAGAACGTAGGGACGGAAATCCGGAAGAAGCGTTTAAAAATGCAGCAAAAGTAATTGAGCGAACCTATACGGCTCCTTTCCAGGCACATAGTCCTTTGGAGCCCATGAACTTTTTTGCCGACGTGAAGGAGGATTTTGCACAATTGGCAGGACCGACACAAACGCCTGAGTTCATGGAGAAATCTGTTGCCGCGCGGCTTGGACTTCCACTCGAAAAAGTGGATGTGAAAATGACCCGCATGGGTGGTGGTTTCGGACGTCGTCTGTATGGCCATTTTATGGTGGAGGCGGCCGTTATATCGCAAAAAATGAAAGCACCCGTAAAATTGATATACTCGCGCGAAGACGATATGTCCTACGGAATTTATCGTCCGGCTTATCATGCTTTATATCGTGCAGCGTTGGATGCCGACAATAATCTTATTGGTTTTCATGTACGAATGGGAGGTATCCCGAGTAGTCCTTTACATGCCAATCGTTTTCCGGCAGGATCGGTAGATAACTACCTTGCTGAAGGCTGGACTGTGGATTCCAACATTAGCACCGGAGCTTTTCGTGCTCCCGGCTCCAATTTTAATGCCGTAGCTGAACAATCGTTTCTGGATGAAGTGGCGGAAGCTGCCGGTAAAGATCCTATTCAGTTTCGTCTCGACTTACTAAAACGCGCACAGGAAAATCCGGTGGGAAGCAACAATGATTATGATGCAGCCCGCTATGCCGGGGTACTCGAACAGGTTCGCGAAAAATCGGGTTGGGATACAAACTCGGAAGGCAAAAACCGGGGTGTTGCCGCTTATTTCTGTCATAATTCTTATGTGGCAAATGTGGTAGACATTGCCAACACTAGTGACAATCCGGTAATCGAAAAAGTATATGCTTCGGTAGATTGCGGGATTGTGGTAAATCCCGATGCTGCTGTAAACATGACGGAGGGAAGTATTGTAGATGGAATCGGTCATGCTATGTATAGCGAAATTACCTTTAACGAAGGTGAACCGGAACAAAATAATTTCGATATGTACCGTTTGATCCGGCATACTGAAGCACCAAAAGAAATAGAAGTACATTTTGTTAAGAATAATATAGACCCGACTGGATTAGGGGAACCACCTTACCCTCCGGTTATGGGAGCGCTGGCAAATGCCTTATACAAAGCCAACGGTGAACGGTATTATCATCAGCCATTTGTAAAAAACAGTATTGGCTAGAAATGAAATCTACGTGATATCACGTAGATTCTTTTATTTAAAAAATAGGAGAATTTAAAACCGAAACAGATTAAAGCGGTTATCACGGATATTAAAAACCAATAGCTTTCCGCTGATTACTTCGCCGTAACCGGTAATGATTTTGATAATCTCATTGGCTTGTAATGTTCCGGTTATTCCGGGCAGGACTCCAAGGAGACCAATGTCATCTTCGTTATAAACTCCGTCTTGAGGTGTTGTTGGAAAAAGATCGCCATAAACAGGGCCATTTTTGTAATTGAATACACTTATTTGCCCCTCAAAATTTAGCACCGAAGCAAAAGCCAGTGGTTTGTTCAAACCTGCCGATTTTGTGCCAATTAGCTGGCGGGTTTTGTAATTGTCAGTGCAATCGGCAATTACGTCGTATTGTTGAAAAAGGTCTTCTGCGTTGGATTCATCCAGTTTTGTGTCAAAAGTCTGAATTTCAATTTCGGGGTATAATGCTTTCAGCTTTTGGCCAGCGATTTCAACTTTTATTTGCCCCACTTCTGCCGAAGTATAAAGAATTTGGCGTTGAAGATTTGAGGTGCTGACAATATCATCATCTACAATGCCAATGTTGCCAATTCCCGCGGCGGCCAGGTACACCATTAAAGGACTTCCCAGACCCCCGGCACCGATTACCAATACACGTGAATTCTTTAATTTTTTCTGCCCCGTTTTGCCAATTTCCGACAGTGAAAAATGACGTGTAAACCGCGAAAGATCTTCCTTATTCAGCTCTTTCATAATGATTATGGTGATCGTGTCCTTCGGTATTGCAATCGCAGTTTTGACCCCATTCGCTGGTACCGTCAGCAAAAAACTCGTGTTTCCAGATGGGTACTTCACCTTTTACCCGGTCGATGATGTAACGATTAGCATCATAAGCTTCTTTCCGATGGCCGGAGCCCGTGATCACCACAACTGCACATCCACTGATCTCAACACGCCCAACGCGATGAACACAAGCTGCCTGGTTAAGTTTAAAGCGCGATTTGGCTTCCGCTAAAATTTCACTGATCATTTTATTGGCCATCGGTGCGTAGGCTTCGTATTCCAAATGTGTTACGTCGCGGCCTTTGTTATTATCACGTACTTCGCCGCTAAACAATACAACTGCACCACTTAGTGGATGCCTGAATTCATCGAAAAGTGCGCTGTAATTGATCTTCGTATTTTGTATGTGCTTCATATCTATTGATTTATCCTCCACTTGAGGGAGGAATTAAAAACAATGTGGTTTGGTCATTTATCGTTTCGTTTAGCGGAACAAATTTTTCGTTCACAGCAATCCGGCAGCTGGTGAGCACCTCTTTTGCTTCCGGGTTTAATTCACCCAGTTTTTCAAGTAAGTTGGCATAACTTTCTTCCGGTGCCATTTCAATGCTGGTTTCGTCGCCAAAGAACTTTTTAAGTCCTGCAAAACATACAATCTTTCTATTCATTTTTAGCCTCCTATATTTCTCATTGATAATTCGCTGCCGTGGAATTTAACCGCTTGTTTAAGCAGCAGTAATCCTTTCAGTTTCTCAGCAAGTAGCTTGTCGTTATGGATATACGGCATCAGTTTTTCGCCATGAGCATTGCTCAGACAGCCAAAAAAGTAGCCGTTGCTATCTAGTCGTAAACGGTTACAGTCGTGGCAAAATGGCGTCGATTCATTGGCTATTATCCCAAAAACACCTCCGTTTGAAGTGCGCCAGTAATTTGCTGTTGATGCGTGTTCTCTTTTAATTTCTTCAATTTGGTATTTATCCTGAATCGTTGAAAGAATCTCCTTCTCCGAAAAGAAAAGGCTGTTCTCCGAATGGTATAAATGCCCCATTTTCATTAACTCCAGATAGCGGATCTTTACTCCCAGTTCTGTCGCATAATCAAGTAGCGGAACAATCTGCGAGTCGTTTTTCCCCCGCATGATAACCGCATTCAATTTTACGTTCAATCCTGCATTTATGGCTGCTTCAATTCCCTGGAAAACCCGTGATGTATCGGATCTTCGTATTATTTTTCCAAAGGTTTTATTATCGATAGCATCAACCGAAATATTAATTGATTTTACACCAGCATTAAGCAGTTTTTCTGCATTTTCTTTTAGAAAAAAAGCGTTGGTGGTTAGGCGAATATCGTTAATTCCCAGCTCTTTAATATTCTCGATAAGTGGGTAGAGATTGGAGTAAAGCAAAGGTTCACCACCGGTTAACCGAACGCTTTTTAAACCAGTTAATCGATGCACCGCCTGAATTAATTGAGTAAATTCTTCTACTGAAATTGGTTTGTCGGTACCGTTTTTATCAATTTCAATGTTCGCACTTTCATCAAACTCACTATCAACACAATAAATACAGGAAAAATTGCACGAGTTCAGCAGACTTATTCTCAACTTTTCGAACCTTCTGCCCAGCTTATCTTCAATTTTCAACATGCTTATTTAACTTTAAAAGCGCCAATTTGTTCAGTTTATTTAGCCATTCAGGTATTTTAATAAACGCGGTTATTTTTTACTAAAAATTTTATGTCATTGATTGACTTTTTATTGAACAGTATTAATTATTTTCTTGTTATAATGTTGGTTTATAAATATTTGGTGTATTTTTATTTAGTTAAATTCAGGTAAGTGCATTCTCTGATGGCTTTGCCCAGCGTAACTAACCTTTAATATTTTTGAAATGACGCACGAACTAAAGTTACTGTTTGACACATTAAAAAACTGGCAGCAGCAAGGTAAAAAGGCTGTATTTGTTTCGGTAGTCGATCTTGAAGGCTCATCGTACCGCCGGCCTGGTGTCAGGATGTTAATCTGCGAAGATGGTGAGTATGCAGGAGCCGTTAGCGGCGGTTGTGTTGAAAGCGAAATCGAACGTCAGGCACAAAGTGTTTTTCGCACGAATACGCCCAAAGTAATTACTTATGATGGCCGTTATCGGATTGGCTGCGAGGGGGTTATTTATGTATTAATAGAACCCGTGTTACTATCAGAAGCTCTTTTGGGAGCTTTTGAAAGTCAGTTGAAAAGCAGGAGGGCTTTTGAAATGAATTCATTTTTTTATTCTGAAGTAGGAGAGTACGATAAAATTGGCTCGGTACTTAATTTTAATGGTACAGAATATTCGCTGAATCCTGATTTTAAGAGTGACGAAACGGATAACCAGAAATGTTTTTCGCAAACCTTCGAGCCTTTGTTTCAACTGTTTATATTTGGTGCTGAGCACGATGCAGTTCAGCTGAGTCAGGCTGCTAAATTGTTGGGATGGAAAGTAACGATTATCGCATCGCCTGAAGAGTCAAAATCATGTGATTATTTCCCGGGAGCAGCTTCTTTGCTTACTCCTTCTTTTGATGATATTGATACCTCGGCCATTGATGAACAAACTGCAGTTGTTTTAATGACGCACAGTTTTAATAAAGACGTGCAATATTTAATGGCTTTAAAAGAAATCAATCCGGCCTATATTGGTTTGTTGGGGTCGGTAAATCGAAGGGAACGTGTAATTTCAATGTTACTGGAACAGATTCCCGATCTTTCGCTTGAATTTATTGAACAAATCCATGGGCCGGCTGGAATTAATATCGGCGCTGAGAATGCTGCAGAGATATCGGTTTCTATTCTGGCAGAAATATTAAGCGTGGTACGCAAACAGAAGCCCCTGGCTTTGCGCGAAAAAGTGGGAGCAATTCATGAATAACATTCCAATAATTTTACTTGCAGCAGGTGCTTCCCGAAGAATGGGGCAGCCCAAACAACTTCTGCCTTGGGGGGAACAAACTTTAATCGAACACCAGGTAAATATATTATTAACGACAGGTCATCCTGTGGTGGTTGTTCTGGGAAGTTGTGCAGAAGGTATCATCCCAAAACTTAAAGACTTACCAATTAAATTCACCATGAACGAAAACTGGGAAAAGGGGATGGGAACTTCCATTGCCGCCGGAATTAAATTCGTTGAACAACTATATCCTAATTGTAAAGGAGTGCTGATAACATTGATCGACCAACCACTTGTTACAACTACTCATTTAAACAAACTGTCTGAAACTTTTGAGCCGGAAAAACAAGAGATAATTGTATCGCAATCTGAATCGGGGTGGCAGGGCGTTCCCGTTTTATTTGACCGTTGTTACTTTGATGAGTTATCAAAATTAAATGGGAAACAGGGCGCAAAAACTGTCTTTCGGTATTATTCACAACATGTAAATGCCATACAATGTGGTGATATATTGGAAGATATGGATACGCCGGAGCAATATAATGCGCTCAAGAATAATTGATAGGCTCAAAATATCTATCGATTTCAATTCCGAGTTCTTTGTTTGTTATTAATCGTTTGCCAAATTAACAATATGACAGGCAACAACTCCGGCTGTCTCGGTTCGTAAACGTGCATTTCCAAGCGAGATAGCCTCAAAACCATTTTCTTGCGCCAGTTTCACTTCTTCCGTACTAAAATCGCCTTCCGGACCAATTAAAATCAGCACGTTATCGCCACATTTTACACTATTTTTCAGGTGTTGCTTTTCGCCATCATTACAGTGAGCGATAAATTTTTTTGTTTCTGTGGCTTGTGAAATTACATCGGGGAGTTTTGTCAACTCATTTAGTTTGGGCAGGTATGCTTTAACCGATTGTTTCATGGCCGAAACCAATATCTTCTCCAAACGCTCGGGTTTTATCACTTTTCGCTCCGAATGTTCCGAGAGAATAGGAGTAATCTCGTCAATTCCGATCTCGGTGCATTTTTCCAGAAACCACTCAGTGCGATCGATGTTTTTGGTAGGGGCAATGGCAATGTGTAAATGAAAATCTTTCTTACCGAATTCGGTTTGCGAATCAATTATGTTGAGTTCACATTTTTTCGGATTGGCATCGATAATTTGGGCTTTGTAAAAGCCGCCTTTGCCATCAACAAGCTCAATGTCGTCGTTTTCTTTTAAGCGAAGCACACGAACGGCATGTTTCGATTCGGTTTCATTTAAAACAACTTCGGCACCTGAAATCGTTGGAACATAAAATAACTGCATGGATTCAAAACTTTTCAAATGCCAAAGTTAGTAAAATTGTTATTCTGATCTTTTATAATCTAAGAAGTCGGTTACAAACCATAAAATCCAGTTGTTCCCTCAGATAGAAAGTAGATAAATGTATGTTTTACGATTCCGGTTCTTCGCTGAATTTAAATGTTTTATACAGGTATCCCATGGCCGGGAAAATAATCAACACACCAACAACCAATGCAATCAATAGATAAAACTGCGTTTGGTGCGGTGCTTTTGCAGCTTGTATTGTAATATCGTGACCGCTGTTTGTTTTTACCAGGACCGGAAACTGAATGGCAAACCACCCTGTTACGAGCAAGATAGTTTGGAATCCTGCCGTTAGTCGCAGCCAGTTGCCTTTGTTTTTGTTCAGAAAATACCAGAATGCGGGCAGCGCCAGCGTTGCTAAAACAATACAGGTTACACTTATGGAGGAGTTTATAAAGTCTTTCAATAACGAATGACCAGCAAGTTTTGCTGTTGCAAAAACAATTGATCCCATTACAACCAAAGCGATTAGCAAACGTTTGGTCATGCGTGTGAAATAGATAATGTAGTCTTTGTCCTCTATTTCGCTAACGGTAAAAATACCTGCCAGAAATGCAAACAAAAGTACCACAAACAAGCCCATGCTTACTGAAAACCAGTTAAGCCACGGATGGATGTATACGGCATAAAACCCAAGTTGGTAATTCATCGAGATTTCACCGAGGATAAGTCCGCCAACGGTTACACCTAAAAAGAACGTGGTAAAAACACTGGAGAAGCGAAAAATAGCTGAATATATGGCTTTCGTAGGTTCCTCTTCAATATCGTATTGTCTGAAAGTAAAAGCTGAACCACGCATGATAATGCCAATGAGTACCAACAGAACAGGAATGTGCAATGCCGTAAGAATAGTTGAATAT
It includes:
- a CDS encoding MoaD/ThiS family protein, encoding MNRKIVCFAGLKKFFGDETSIEMAPEESYANLLEKLGELNPEAKEVLTSCRIAVNEKFVPLNETINDQTTLFLIPPSSGG
- a CDS encoding nucleotidyltransferase family protein, which produces MNNIPIILLAAGASRRMGQPKQLLPWGEQTLIEHQVNILLTTGHPVVVVLGSCAEGIIPKLKDLPIKFTMNENWEKGMGTSIAAGIKFVEQLYPNCKGVLITLIDQPLVTTTHLNKLSETFEPEKQEIIVSQSESGWQGVPVLFDRCYFDELSKLNGKQGAKTVFRYYSQHVNAIQCGDILEDMDTPEQYNALKNN
- a CDS encoding xanthine dehydrogenase family protein molybdopterin-binding subunit gives rise to the protein MTTVKTKLNRRSFIKSSALAGGGLLLSFSWFAPACTTDSPKQLTMPDEWYELNGFLKIGNNGAVTIMSPNPEIGQNVKTSMPMIVADELDVDWKFVMVEQAPLNTDIFTRQLAGGSQSIRQGWNGLRMAGATARRMLREAAAHEWKVSVDEITTEEGVLYHKSSGKEAGYGEMAAAAAELTVPEEVELKDINDFTIIGTSRKNVDGQKIITGQPLFGLDYKKEGMLIAMIEHPPAFGMKLKSFDATEAKAMPGIKDVFSIKTYNDDYELQWSDITAFTELVAIVGSSTYEVMNAKLMLNVEWEPISDDNAQGVPAGFESTAEHYKKMEEAAASSGREERRDGNPEEAFKNAAKVIERTYTAPFQAHSPLEPMNFFADVKEDFAQLAGPTQTPEFMEKSVAARLGLPLEKVDVKMTRMGGGFGRRLYGHFMVEAAVISQKMKAPVKLIYSREDDMSYGIYRPAYHALYRAALDADNNLIGFHVRMGGIPSSPLHANRFPAGSVDNYLAEGWTVDSNISTGAFRAPGSNFNAVAEQSFLDEVAEAAGKDPIQFRLDLLKRAQENPVGSNNDYDAARYAGVLEQVREKSGWDTNSEGKNRGVAAYFCHNSYVANVVDIANTSDNPVIEKVYASVDCGIVVNPDAAVNMTEGSIVDGIGHAMYSEITFNEGEPEQNNFDMYRLIRHTEAPKEIEVHFVKNNIDPTGLGEPPYPPVMGALANALYKANGERYYHQPFVKNSIG
- a CDS encoding molybdenum cofactor biosynthesis protein MoaE; translated protein: MKHIQNTKINYSALFDEFRHPLSGAVVLFSGEVRDNNKGRDVTHLEYEAYAPMANKMISEILAEAKSRFKLNQAACVHRVGRVEISGCAVVVITGSGHRKEAYDANRYIIDRVKGEVPIWKHEFFADGTSEWGQNCDCNTEGHDHHNHYERAE
- a CDS encoding XdhC family protein produces the protein MTHELKLLFDTLKNWQQQGKKAVFVSVVDLEGSSYRRPGVRMLICEDGEYAGAVSGGCVESEIERQAQSVFRTNTPKVITYDGRYRIGCEGVIYVLIEPVLLSEALLGAFESQLKSRRAFEMNSFFYSEVGEYDKIGSVLNFNGTEYSLNPDFKSDETDNQKCFSQTFEPLFQLFIFGAEHDAVQLSQAAKLLGWKVTIIASPEESKSCDYFPGAASLLTPSFDDIDTSAIDEQTAVVLMTHSFNKDVQYLMALKEINPAYIGLLGSVNRRERVISMLLEQIPDLSLEFIEQIHGPAGINIGAENAAEISVSILAEILSVVRKQKPLALREKVGAIHE
- a CDS encoding GTP 3',8-cyclase MoaA, with amino-acid sequence MLKIEDKLGRRFEKLRISLLNSCNFSCIYCVDSEFDESANIEIDKNGTDKPISVEEFTQLIQAVHRLTGLKSVRLTGGEPLLYSNLYPLIENIKELGINDIRLTTNAFFLKENAEKLLNAGVKSINISVDAIDNKTFGKIIRRSDTSRVFQGIEAAINAGLNVKLNAVIMRGKNDSQIVPLLDYATELGVKIRYLELMKMGHLYHSENSLFFSEKEILSTIQDKYQIEEIKREHASTANYWRTSNGGVFGIIANESTPFCHDCNRLRLDSNGYFFGCLSNAHGEKLMPYIHNDKLLAEKLKGLLLLKQAVKFHGSELSMRNIGG
- a CDS encoding (2Fe-2S)-binding protein; translation: MAVFNLNINGQSQQVDVDPSTPLLWVLRDHLDLVGTKFGCGIAQCGACTILVDGSAVRSCITFVDSVGDKEITTIEGLSENGDHPLQKAWIEKDVPQCGYCQSGQIMNAAGLLKSNPTPSDEEIEGAMNGNICRCGTYTRIKAAIKTAANS
- a CDS encoding HesA/MoeB/ThiF family protein; the protein is MKELNKEDLSRFTRHFSLSEIGKTGQKKLKNSRVLVIGAGGLGSPLMVYLAAAGIGNIGIVDDDIVSTSNLQRQILYTSAEVGQIKVEIAGQKLKALYPEIEIQTFDTKLDESNAEDLFQQYDVIADCTDNYKTRQLIGTKSAGLNKPLAFASVLNFEGQISVFNYKNGPVYGDLFPTTPQDGVYNEDDIGLLGVLPGITGTLQANEIIKIITGYGEVISGKLLVFNIRDNRFNLFRF
- a CDS encoding cytochrome d ubiquinol oxidase subunit II produces the protein MAEANLIILVICLLLYVILGGADFGGGILELLSRGKASKIVSRAIAPVWEANHVWLILVVVILFVGFPSVYSTILTALHIPVLLVLIGIIMRGSAFTFRQYDIEEEPTKAIYSAIFRFSSVFTTFFLGVTVGGLILGEISMNYQLGFYAVYIHPWLNWFSVSMGLFVVLLFAFLAGIFTVSEIEDKDYIIYFTRMTKRLLIALVVMGSIVFATAKLAGHSLLKDFINSSISVTCIVLATLALPAFWYFLNKNKGNWLRLTAGFQTILLVTGWFAIQFPVLVKTNSGHDITIQAAKAPHQTQFYLLIALVVGVLIIFPAMGYLYKTFKFSEEPES
- a CDS encoding 16S rRNA (uracil(1498)-N(3))-methyltransferase, which translates into the protein MQLFYVPTISGAEVVLNETESKHAVRVLRLKENDDIELVDGKGGFYKAQIIDANPKKCELNIIDSQTEFGKKDFHLHIAIAPTKNIDRTEWFLEKCTEIGIDEITPILSEHSERKVIKPERLEKILVSAMKQSVKAYLPKLNELTKLPDVISQATETKKFIAHCNDGEKQHLKNSVKCGDNVLILIGPEGDFSTEEVKLAQENGFEAISLGNARLRTETAGVVACHIVNLAND